The Triticum aestivum cultivar Chinese Spring chromosome 4B, IWGSC CS RefSeq v2.1, whole genome shotgun sequence sequence CTAGGCCTGGTATACGTGGGCCGAAAAATTGAGTGGGGGCATTCGCCCCCACAACCTTGTACATAGGTTCGCCCCTGGCTCTCAGCCCCGACAATCCTTTTGATTATGGGAGTGCATTTTCTACCATGGACGGTATATACCGTGCATTGATCAGCCGCTTATTCAGGGTCCTAAAGAAATCACAATATACTAACCTGTTGTACGTCTTACTTTTCTCGACCTTTCTGTCACATGGTCAGTTTGTGTGTGTCAGCCTTTCTTAAATAGTGTTCTTCCGTTTGGATGCCTCCCCCTTTTGCAACTTGTGAAAATATATTCAAGACTGATCTTATTTCAATGTTCTCTTCACAAGGAACATAAATTTGCAAATGTATCATAAATCAAACTTACTGttcaaaagataaaataaatttaaATTTTAGAATCATATAAAAAACCCTGAGTGAGTGTATTACTACTCGTCTCTACTTTGTGAGTGAGAGGAGAAATTTTCCAGGTAATAACTACAGGAAAGTTGTCAGGAGAAATAATGACTGATTGATATGACATAATTAATAGAACAAGGGGTCATAAATTGAGGTTAACTAAGCAACCCAAAGACCAGATGCATGCATAAATTGAGGTGAACTAAGCAACACAAAGACCAGATACATGCATGGATCCGAATCTCAAAGATAACCTGGCTGATACATGCATGGTATATACCGTGCATGGTAGAATGTATTTTCTCTTGTGTTTATGGTGTTGGTCCATCCAAGTGAAGGAAGAATCCAGTGTGGTCACCTTTAGGGGTAGAAGACGTGGGGCTCCCCAAAGACTTCAATATTTCTTTTCCTTCTTTCGGATTTTTTTGGAAGTGGACATATTCTAATTTAGAGTTTTCTGCCTTTTCCACACAAAAATATGTCATGGATAATGTTTTTAGCATAAACGGTTTTGTAAAATCTCATTTACATGTTTTCTGGCACTCGTGtcctttttttttttgaattagtcTCGTGTCCTTTTGTTGATGTGTATCCGGTGTTTTGCCCTTTGACCATGTGTGTATGAAGGGGTGGTTCATTTTGCCCCTCTATGCACGGTCATTGACTCATGGAACCCACTCGATagaaacacacactctctctctctctcttttaaatATCAGCAAGAATAAATGATtacccaaatgataagtgtcacacgtgtggtAGTTAGTAACACTGCCCTGAAATTTTTATAACTAAAATTATCAtccaaaaaaatgtcaaaaagCCTGAAACTTGCCATCCAAATAAAAAATTAACATACTTCACAACTAAAGCTGTCATCCTCGGATAACTAAATTTACCATCAAAAAACGTTTGGGCGaaattgcttcgtgccacacgcgtgGCATTTATCAAGGTCCAAGATGGTTTGTCCACTTTAACCCTTTCGATTTTTCTATTAGATCTCACCTAATGCTAAGAATCTTAAAAAAAACAATATATACATAATTCTAGAAAATCTAGTACCTTAACTCCAATGAACAAAACACGTTGTAAGAAAATATAAGCGTCAAAATCATATGAGCCCTAGCCAACAGAGCTTCGGCCGATTGGTGGCTTTATCAGATGATCCATCCGCCGGCCAGACCGTCCCCACGCCATCACGGTCACGAAAGATCACGCCGCACCTAACCCACTACCGACCCTCTAACCCGCGCATAAAACAGTCGACCCCACCTGAACCCAGAAGTCGCTTAACATCGAAGCAATCCCACCAGAAAAAAAAACATCGAGAGGCTTTCGGGAGACAATCTCCAAGAAATGGGCAAGGGCAAGGTCcacccgtcgccgtcgccaccggTGGCCGGCGGCGAGACGGCGAAGGGGGTGCTCCTCCGGCTGCTCCCCGCGGTCGTGCTCGCCATGGCGGCGCCGCTGGGGCCCGAGGGGAAGGAGGTGCTCGCGTACCTTGTCCTCGCCTCGCTGCGCTCCTCGGCGCCGCCCACGCCGGCGAGGGAGGAGCTCTCCGCGGCTGGGGAGGGCTGCGGGAAGAAGCCCCACCGTCCGGAGCTCGGGTGCGGGTGCTTCGGGTGCTACACGGCGTACTGGTCGCGCTGGGACGGGTCCCCGGAGCGCGACCGCGAGGCGATTCACCGGGCCATTGAGGCCTTCGACGAGCACCTGGCCCGGCAGGAGGAGGGGAAGGGTGGCCGCCGCCGCAAGaagcgagcggcctcctccaggggcAAGGCCAAGGCGTCGGCGGCCGTTGACCCTCCGCTGCCTGAGCAGGGGGAGACCTCGGACGCCGCGGCTCCTGTGCTGGCGGAGGTGGTTGAGGGCAGGGAGGAGGAAGTGAAGAAGACGGTGGAAGAGGAGGAAGCCACCACCGCGTCTTGCGCCCGCGACGACGTCCCGGAGGAGCGCAGGCGCCGGGTGTGGGGCGCGGTCGCCGGCGTGTTCAACTGGAGGGGATGGGGCCTGTGGGGGTCCCACTAGTCGGTGACGCAAGCCGATATTCCTCGCCAGTGAGATCTTTAGTTCGTTTAGCCGGTTGGTGGGCTTGATGTTCTGTTGGGGTTTTAGGTTTGATTAGTCAGTCAAATCGGTATTATATTTTTTTCCAtgtatactagtagtactacttgTATGTTACACTAGCACAATGATAATAATGGTGGTGTGGTGGTCATGTATTTGGTTCCTTGGTGTAAATATTTTGGTTTGATTGGGTTCTTCATGGTTGGTGTCATGAGTATGTGTGTACGTTATGCAAATGGAATGTCCATTTAATGGTAAGTGGTGAAGGGTTCAAGAATTTTGCAGTATTTTTGTAGCATTTTTTCTACGTACAATGTTCGATTTACATGACTAGAAGCCGTATGGTTTGTGTCTGGTCCTACTTTGTGTGCAAATTCTATAGGAACATTTTATTGAGTTCAACTTTATGAAAATTTTACTTTGTTTAAGTGATCTACATGATGTACACAATAGTTGTGCCATGGGGGAAATGCAGGATTTTTTTAGAGGAATAGGTCTATGCCATGGTTTTTATTGAAAGAACAAAAATTTTCATGTGGTTGAACTCAGTGAAATTTTTCTATAGGATTGCATGCAAAATAGGTCAGAGGAAAAATTCATATGATTTATATCCATAGAGACCAAACATGCCATGACAAACCAAATGAGCCTTGTATACCTAGACAAAAGGTATACGTATGAAAAATTCCGAAGGAATAGAATCCTACAAAAtttctttgaatcaaagaagccctaagTAATTTATGATTCAACTCTAACCATAATTACATAGGGTATTGCGCTTATAAACATAACTTGGTGCTAGCGAGTCCAAGTATAGTTGTATGCCAATATATGCATAAGACTTGAGCCTTCTAGGCTGACCTCAAATCATTTTAGGTTGACGGCTGACCATGACATGTCAACGAGTGGTCAAGCAAGGATTACACATAAGCAGGATCTAAGCAAATGTATTTAGAATCATGAGGACTTGCAGATTCATATAACCAACAGATATATGTCCTACCATAATAACGAATCAAATGTTTTTTTAATTTTATACACCAAAAGGGAGCTCCACTTTTAAAACGTGTTATGTATCTCAAAATGTGATGTGTACATATGAAATGACATGTATGATAGTAAATGAAAATATAGGTGCACAAATGAGCATGTCAGTCAACTAGCTACATGTTATCACCATTATTAGGATATGCAGTAAGCTTATTTGTAGTATTACGATTCTTTGTTATGTGGTCATTGTGAGGACTCACCTCAGGACTATATTTACTGAACAAAAACCAAATTGCAATGGAAAAACGTGTGTTTGCATTTCAATTTTAGGTTGAATATTTCATACTTGTATACAACCAATTGCTGATTTTCATTGAAATTAAATCTAAATTTTAGGCATTTGTGGAAATTGGGTCATATTAGTTATCCACATGATATATAAATCTAACTTgtgttttcatttaaaaaaaatctcaAACTGAAATTGGAGAAATCGATAGATTTTTTGTTCTTTGTACATTGCAATTAAAAACATCTAGTATAAATTTCTGTAAAAAGGTTTAGACTTCTATAGACAACCAAATATATGTATGTTAGTATAACTAGTAgacatgcccgtgtgttgcaatgggaGAGAGAAAAAACTATCTCACGATGTTTGAAAAGACAAAACTTCCATTGGCTTTGAATTCAAAGCAGAGCTTACTATAGGATGTTATTCAAAAGTAGCACCCAAATTCAAAGACTATGCATCGATGGAAGTACACTTGAAACTACAAATCTGTAGGGGCAAGCAACATGAAGATAGCAAAGAAGACACGTCGtcagctcaacatttcttccgccTGCTTCAATTATCTCTTCTTTAAGATGTATTGTTTGTTGTCCTCCCTGTGAGGTGCTTCCTCTAGTTCTTCTTTCCCAGCCTTAAAAGTTGCCAAAACTTGTCCATTTGCTTCATTATCTAAGTTTTTTCGGAAACACATCACGATGATATATAGTCAATTTTGAGTATGTCTTCCAAATAACCGAAAGCATCATTATCAATAAGTCACTGTCATCGGGATCTTTTTATAAAATATTGTtgtaggaaaaaggaaaaaaacatggaAGACAAGCAGAATGCAATCTTCTAACTATAATAACTATATAATTTCGGTAAACATCACCCGTACTGGAAAGTTGTGGCAAGTTGAAAGGAATACACAAATTTGTAAACAACATTATTAGTGAGAGATGTTGAATCTGAATGAAATCAAAATAATGGCATCCATGTACGGAACCTAAATTTGCATATCGATGTTGAACTCAAAGACAAAAAAATGTATGGATGCGTGAGTAAGACGAACACATATAGCTTACGAAAACATGTATTTATTATCCATGCAAATAAGATATTGTCAAGCTATTCATGTACAACACTACCATGAAAGATCCATATTAAAGGCCAATCCCTTCCAAGCAAAAGAAGCATCACACCAATCGACATAATCCCCGAGGAGCCTTTCCCCTCATACACTTACACAATATTTATTTGGTTCTAATAAATGGACAGTAGCAACAATGAAGATTGACGCTCGCTGCAAACAGGGTAAACTAAAAAAGTACACAGTGATTTATAATAGCAATATAAGGTCATCTAGGGAATGTCTCTTGAATATGCATCATGTGTGGTTTCATCACTCTTCTGTCCTCCAAACGGTAATTTTCTCCTCGCCAAAAGACATAATAATGCAAGCAACAAGGTTAAGTGTGGCCATGTAATATTACCTTATTTATTCAGTTTGTATAATCAAGTAGGGATCGTACTATTCCTTAAAGGAAGAAACATAACACTAAAAATGATAACATTTAAAGGAGTGTGGcgtttcggtgcccaggctcatctgcatccGGTCagtaaaaaatcaaaataaatagtaattttttttcaaaatattctttttttgtgtgtggtagatagtttgatgcgtgaggttcgctccaatttttagatcatttggaatatgagcagctctcagcaaaaaataCAAATTGGGTTGGAAAAGTGAAAgtacagtaaacatttttacacaccctggatttgtctttttttgccaagtgctcagatgtccaaatgatttgaaaactggagtgaacctcacgcatcaaaatatctaccacacaaaaaattggaattttttgaatttttctagtatttttttgattttttttgtcggGGTGGGTGCAGCTGAGGCCGGGCTCAGAAATGGATTACCGCATTTAAAGTCCAAAGTTTGAATAATGAGGTGTTGCAAATAACAAAGGTACACATACATGCCAACAAAATTGTTATTTGTTCTGAAATAATAGATAGATCTTTGGCATGTAATCTATGAATAACATCAACGTGGAAACTTATTAGTTATTTAATATATTGTCAAAGCTAGAAAGGATAACCATATTAGAAAGTAACTTATATGTGCACTGCTGAACAACAAACTACAGTTGGAAATAGACGTTTTGATGGACCATAGTTGCTCCATTCAGAAAGTCTCCTTTGACCTAACAACGATATTTATTGCTAGATGCAAAATGAACGCCGAGGTATAACTCTAGGCCCAAAAACATAAAGCATTGTAAGTTTGTTTCAGAAAGCTATGCTATATATACATGATTCAAATATGTCAACTAAGCTAAAATGTTTCATCCATTGTTAAAGGTAAATAATTTTATATTAAACATACCAATTTGTTGGGCACTACATCTCTGGGAGATAAGAATACATGTACatacataatatttctttctcgtGCCAATTAGCTAATCAACGGGGAACGAAGTAGGGAGAAAACCCATGGCAAGTAGGGAACCACATTGACATAGAAAAACTTTGAATTTAGTTCAATATTAATGGAAGAATCAGAATTAGTGAATCATAAACATGAAAGCTCGAAGCACTAAGTCCGCTTGTGCTTAGTTCGGTCACCATAATTTACTTTATCTTCGCTATGAGTGAAATGATCATCTACTTATCTCCTAGTAAAAATGTTCTCAACAAGCCTGAATATTAATCAGATTTTAGGCCAATCACTTGCTCCAAACTGCCATACGAAATCCCAACAAATTGGAATAGATGGCAGTAGTGGTGGACATAGAACACCCGCTAACAACTTTTCAATTTTTTTGATAATGTTTATACTTTGAGCCTAAAACTAATGTTCTTAAGACAATATTGACTAATTAATCTTTCCAGTAGGCTTTTTACGAGTGACGTGTTATGTATTACTACTAAGAAATAGTAAATATCATAGTTAAGAAACTAAATTTTGCGGTTGAAACATGGATTATGTAAGAGACCAAACAGTCCTAAACCTGAAGCAAAAAAATAGGGCATCTAAAAGTATTTTGTAGGGAAAAAACACCACACACACTCTTTTATTTTTATCTACAGATCCGCGtgttaacccacaagtataggggatcgcaacagttttcgagggtagagtattcaacccaaatttattgattcgacacaagggaagccaaagaatattcacgagtattagcagttgagttgtcaattcaaccacacctgaaaaactttatctgcaacaaagtttttagtagcaaagtagtatagaAGTAACCGAAACTGTGGTAACAATAACAGTAGCAGTTCTGTagcaattgtaatagtggcaatggaaaagtaagtTAGAAAagatatgtgaaaagctcataggcattggatcggtgatggataattatgtcagatggcattcatcatgcaacagttataacctagggtgacacagaactagctccaattcatcaacataatgtaggcatgtattccatatatagtcatacgtgtttatggaaaagaacttgcatgacttcttttgtcctaccctcccgtggcagcgcggtccataaggaaactaagggatattaaggcctccttttaatagggaacCGAAACAAAGcgttagcacttagtgaatacatgacctcctcaaactacggtaattaccggaaagaatcccaattattgtcaccttggggtatgcggatcacaACTCATAATaagtgtctacaacttgcaagattggatcaagaacacaaatatattcgtgaaaacataataggttcagatctgaaatcatggcattcaggccctagtgacaagcattaattatagcaaagtcatagcaacatcaatcttagaacatagtgcatactagggatcactaactcgattacatgataaatctcatccaacccatcacagtccagCAAGCCTAAGAATGAATTagtcactcccggtggtgagcatcatggaattgacgaTGGAGGAAGTTTTGTGATGCTGATGGCGACGATTTCCTCTCTTCGGAGCCCAAAttagactccagatctgccctcccgaggaagaacattaggttgcggtggctccatatcgtaaaacacgatgaactcttctccttgatttttttctccccgaataggtTATATggggttggagttgaggtcggaggaggtccaggggccccacaagccctctaggcgcgccccagggggggcgccccaaggcttgtggcctctgggtggaccccctctggttaattcttgcgctagtattttttattaattccaaaattattctcccgaaattttcaggtcaatccaagaacttttatttctgcacaaaaatgacaTCAATGCAATTttgctaaaaatagcgtcagtccgggttagctccattgaaatcttgcaaattagagtccaaaacaagggcacaaGAGTTTGGCAAagagatacgatggagacgtatcaactcccccaagcttaacccattgcttgttgtaggaccgaaagtatgtctagaggggggggggtgattagactacttgaccaaataaaaatctagcct is a genomic window containing:
- the LOC123089535 gene encoding uncharacterized protein; this translates as MGKGKVHPSPSPPVAGGETAKGVLLRLLPAVVLAMAAPLGPEGKEVLAYLVLASLRSSAPPTPAREELSAAGEGCGKKPHRPELGCGCFGCYTAYWSRWDGSPERDREAIHRAIEAFDEHLARQEEGKGGRRRKKRAASSRGKAKASAAVDPPLPEQGETSDAAAPVLAEVVEGREEEVKKTVEEEEATTASCARDDVPEERRRRVWGAVAGVFNWRGWGLWGSH